A region of the Tachyglossus aculeatus isolate mTacAcu1 chromosome 9, mTacAcu1.pri, whole genome shotgun sequence genome:
TTAGTGTGCTGCTAAGCCCTGTAATACCACGTTGAAAAAAGTTGGCTGAGTTGACATTTCAGACAGGAAGCAAAGTTGATTTCAGAGGAGAAGTCGGTGTTATTTATAGCTCTCACATTTGCAAACATTCTAGCTTCCCACTGTGGGTGGGCACTCACAGCCCAAGTCCTGTGGGAATCACCAATAATCCGGTTTGTGTGCCCAGCTGCAGACTCTGGGAATTAAGCTCTGTAGTTTATGGGACACCACAGGAATCCTTTCCCTCATGGTAAGGAGAATCGAGCTTTCTGGCTCTTTCTGCTGCTTACCTGCCATCCTGTTTGCTGGTCACTGCTGGGGTCTGGGAGGACTTTGTAAATCAAAGAACACTCAGCCATGCTTTAATCTGGCATAAAGCACTACTGAGTTGAAGACAAGGGGAGAGCCCCCCAGGACTTCCTGGCCAGCAGCATTGGATCCCCACCCCTTGGATTTCAGGGGTAGCTGGCGGGTGGTCCCAGGGTGGGTTTCAGCTAGTGATCCTGGGGCTAGGGGAGAGTAGAGCATACCAAGTAGTGGCCAagcggagaagggaggaagaaggaaaaggccaGTGTCTCAGTATACTCTGTGCACACATGTGCCCACACATGCACATGCATGGGtgcccacacatgcacacacacacccatacacacacaaagCGGCTCTGCTGAGGCTGATGACCCAGCAGCTGCCCTGCACAGGATCCTTTCCAGGGTCCCTGGTCCCACTAGTGCACTGGAGAGCACCTCTTGTCTACCTTGACAGGCATCTGTGGTACCCCATGGTCCTTCCATCTGTGCATCATATTGGTGAGGGTCCTGCCAGTGCCATCCGTGCCCAGGAGAATGGCTGGAGTGGGTCTTAGGCTGGTACATTCTCCGTTGATGGGCAGAACTGAGGCCTGCAGGAGGAGTCATTCGAGTCTTAACTGCATGTGCATTGACCGAGCCTGAGGCTTTCAGATTTCAGAATTGATGCCCCCAAAGGTTTGCGCTCTTGCTCTTTTTGCTACTTGGTTTGATTCACATTCATTAAAAGCACTGCCAAAACTAAATTGGTAACTCGTAGTTGACTTAGGCTGTATTTCCTTTTGAAACCATTTTGAAAGTAACCTGTCCCTTCTGACTTTCTTCTTAGGGGAAGTGCTGGCATGTGAATTGCCATCCCGatcctgcccgtctgcctccagggGGCCATGTCCAGGGTGCCGACTCCTGCCCCTCCCGGAGAAATGTCCAGCGGCCCTGTGGCAGAAAGCTGGTGCTACACCCAGGTGAGCGGGCAGCTGCCCGGAAAAGGTTCCTTGCCTCTCAGTCCGTCGACCGAGGGCATTTACCGAGCGCTGTTgtggggagagtactgtactcagcacttgggggagtacaaagagGCTAGTAGAAgcaattcctgcccttgaggagcttatagcCTGGCTGGGGAGATAGctgctaaaatgaattacagacaggaaGAGGTAGTGGAATTTGACAGGTACTTAAATGATATGGGGGGGAGGGAATACCCACGTGCTTAGGATTCCCAGAAATGCTCAAGTGGTAGTGATGCAGGGGGATGAGAGTGGAGCTCCCGGAGGAGTTGTCGGTTTCTGAAGGGCTCGGTGAGTGACAGACAGGAGAATGTGCTGTAGTTCAGTGATAGATACCTGAGCACCTCCAGTTGTGGGTGGGagtacccaggtccttaggaGACACAGAGGGGCTGAATTGGGAGTGAGGAGCGTGGCGGGAGGTGTGGGTGATGAGAGGACTTGTCGGAGGAAATGtgtatttcagaagggcttcggCATAATGCACTGAGGGGCGAGTGACAACAGCCGGGCAGTAACATGGCCGAGAACGAAGACGGCCCTGGTGACACAGTTTTTCCCCTCTGCTGCTTAGGTGAAGGTCGTGAAGTTTTCGTACATGTGGACCATTAACAACTTCAGCTTCTGCCGTGAAGAGATGGGTGAAGTTTTGAAAAGCTCCACATTCTCGTCGGGTCCAAGCGACAAGATGAAATGGTGAGGCTCATTTCTGGCTCGTTCTCCTTCTGGCACTGTCCACGCTCGCCCTTTTATTTCCCCAACAGGGATCGGCTCAAAATCGATAACCCCGGGTAAGAGAGCGGGTTCTGGGGGTGGGGCCCAGGCCGCCAGCCGGGAAACGTCGGCGCTTAGGCTGGGAGGGTGTCGTCGGGTGGAGCTGACCCTTGTCGATGCAAATCTGTTATGTTCttctgtgtgggtttgtgtgtgtatgtgttctaGGTGCCTGAGAGTAaaccccaagggcctggatgatgAAAGTAAAGACTACCTGTCATTGTATTTGCTTTTAGTCAGCTGCCCCAAAAGCGAAGTCCGAGCAAAATTCAAGTTTTCCCTTCTTAATGCTAAAAGGGAAGAAACGAAAGCAATGGGTAAGTGGCCCCGCAAGGGTGGCCTGACTCCCCAGGCGAGGGGCCTTGCGGGGCCTTGAGCCTGTTCCAATCCCTAATCACCCCGGGCCGCCTCAACGTCCAGCATGGTCTTTTGTTGGCCTGGCCTCCCCCATGTGGGTTGTGGCCACCTCCAAGGGCTCCGTTCTCAGCGTTTGCCACCCTGGCCGCCGAtcagttgtgagaagcagcgtggctctgtggaaagagcccgggcttgtgaatcagaggtcatgggttctaattccagctctgccacttgtcagctgtgtgacttggggcaagtcacttaacttctctgtgcctcagttacctcatctataaaatggggattgactgtgagccccacgtaggacaacctgatcatcttgtatccctccccagcacttcgaacagtgctttgcatgtaggaagtgcttaacaaatgccatgattattattattaggctggagATGAGCTGTGGCAGGAGCCTAGTAGCCTTGGGTGTGGGTGCTCTCCCAGTGTGGAAGAGGGTCTGGGACCCCAGGCAGCACGTGAGGTTGCTCACCTCCCGGGCTTGATCCATTCCAGCCTCGGGGGGACCGTGGGCCATGCCGGCGGGGCTGTCGGCAGCACTCTGAACATTTCTTATGCCCCTCACCCTCCCATATTCTCTTCTGGATCTCCGTAGACGAAAGGGCTTCCTACCTGAAGCTTTCTCTCCTGTTTTCTCCCAGAGAGCCAAAGAGCATATCGGTTTGTGCAGGGCAAGGACTGGGGCTTTAAAAAATTCATCAGAAGAGATTTTTTGCTCGATGAAGCCAATGGCCTTTTACCGGATGACAAGCTGACACTGTTCTGCGAGGTGGGTACCGTGTCCGGTTGCCTGAAGCGAGGCCTCGGAACTTGAACAAAAAATACAAGTGGAGTGAAGATGGGTTAACTCTGGCATTCTGCTTTCTCCATTGTTTTGTCTCGTTTGGGTCGGTCGGTTCCAAGTggcttcttgactgtgaacttgttgtgggcagggattggctctattactgtattgtactttcccaagtgcttagtacagtgctgtgcacacagtaagcactcaataaataaatgagttgaatgaatggaagcccaTGTGCACGTGAGGCCTCCTGGGCTCCCCGAAGACCCTCTGGCAGGGGCTGTATCATGGGGGGCCTGGGCTCTGCTAAGTATTGTATCGAAAAGACAGCCTGGCGATGGACCAGTCTGGTGATAGTGGGGTCCTAGTCCCTGGCTGCTCTATGTTATCCCCTGTCCTTTCCACATCCCCTTCCTCCCGTGCCTCCACACTCCTCTGGTCCAGCATCATTGCCAGCGGGGCTGGGTCTTGATAGACCCTTGCTGGGGTGGTGGAGAAACACTTTATGCCCTGGATCCTTGGCTAGTGGAGGAGGCTCTGGGCAACAGGAAGGGACTGAACAGCTGGTTTGCTGGGCATTAGAGACCCAGGGATCAAGGCAGCTCCCAGTTACCTCCAGGCAGGTTGGAAGGAGTAAACATCGCTCTTGGTGGGGTGCAGGGAGAGGAACCTGGGTCTTTGGCAGCCAAAGGGAGGGCCAACCGAGGGCGCAGTAAGAGGGGCGCCTTGCTCCCCGCATCTGGGACTGACCCACTGCCCCCAGGCATGGCCGGCAGAAGGGTTCGATGAGTGACAGATAGGAAGGTGTGGCATAGGTGGGGCTGGCAAGGGGTGATCCGGGCGCACCCTCTGCCAGCCGAACCGTGGCAGGCCCTCTCTGCCATTGTGGGATAGCTCAGGGGGCCGGGGAGTGTGCTAGTTGCTTCAACCACTCACCCTCTCGCCTCGATCGGTGTATTTACAGGAAATGTGTAAAATTCTCTCGGCAAGATTACAGCTTAATTAGAAGTCATTATGCTGTGTAGGAAGAATAATTGAAACGTGGCCCCCGAGACTCAACGGTGCAAATATGGTGCATCTTGTTTTCACGTAGACAGACAGGCTAAATTAACTGTGTGATGCGTTTGTGAAGAATACATTATTTGGTTGATAAAGAGGATGTAACAAGTATCTTGAGGTTGTGTGAGGCTCACCACAAGAGGATTTTTCAAGTTGGATTTCATTTCGCATATTTCGAGTTCGTGTTTTCGGTCAGCTCAGTGTGGAAAGACTCCCACCTGAAGCTGGGCCAGGGCCCACGAAGGGCGCCTCTGTCAATGAGGCTGGGCTACAAGCCGTTGCCAAAGACCATTTTGTGGGTTTGGGTGCAGCCGTGTCGGAGCAGGTAGTGTTCCGGGGGTCTCGTGTTTCAAAGCATCACCTTTCCCTCGGCACTCAGACCTGAGGCTTCCTGTCTTCTACGAGCCTGTGAGGCAGAGCGCTGCACATCCTTGAGCTTGGCACTTGGGGAGAATGCAGAAAATCAGAAGTAAGGTTGGAATTCCAGTGGGACTCATTCAGACccctcccacacacccacacacacttccTGGGCCCCTGTGGGAACTAAGCTAAGCTAACTAAACTCTTACCCGGGGTTGTCCATTTTGGGCCGATCCCTGTTGGGGAAATAAAAGGGCGAGCACGGACAGTGCCGAAAGGAGAACGAGCCAGAAACAAGCCTCACCATTTCATCTTGTCGTCTGGACCCGAAGAGAACGTGGAGCTTTTCAAAACTTCGCCCATCTCTTCGCGGCAGAATCTGAAGTTGTTAATGGTCCACATGTGGGAAGCTTGTGTTCAGCTTGGAGTTCACCTTATCATTGGCCCTTTCTTGGGTTGGACAGCGAGCAGGAGATTCTGGATATATGTGTTGGGGAGTCgcgggggaggggaggcccaGTTTGCTTCTGTCCTTGTGCCTCTTTTCCTGCTCCATTCATCTGTGTGCCCTGCCCTGTGCTTGGCTGCAGCTCCCTTCCCTGGCACCAGCAAGGCCGCTGGCATGAAGCACAAGGCATGAGGGAAGGGAGAATCGGTCAGTCAGTCCTTGTGCAGAGGTGGCGCTGCTTTCTAAGGTACCGAAAGGCCTCCTCCCTTACTCTTCAGGAGGTGCTATGGGGGTATTCCCCTTTGCACAGGTCACCCCTCATCACtcccctcttcctcatcatcatcagtagtatttactgtgtgccaagcacgatattaagcacttaggagagtacagtacgacagagttggtagacacatttcctgcccataacaagcttacagtctagagggagagctagacatttaatataaacaaataattttagTCCCTCTGTGTCCTTGGTGGTGTTGGGTGGCCAGGAGGGGAGACCCCCTAAGCGTAGGTTTGGGAAGGGCATCTGGGCCCAAGGAGGACTGGCCGAGGTAAGCCCTGAGGGAAAGACTATCCCCGCCTCTCCGACCCTCTGTAGGCTGCCTGGCACAGCATTGCCATCGTGGGGGGTACCCCTGGTATTGCCCATCCAATAGCCATGTGGCCCGGTGGGCAGCTTGGAGCAGgatctgccctctgccctcaacTGAAATGGTCCATCTTTGCCAGAAAAGGAAGAACATGTTACTGACTGTCTTTGGGAGCCTTCTGATTCTGGAGAGTCGGCCTCGGGTTGCCTCAGTTCGGCAGGGGTGgaacaaattatttttttttcttcctaatgAATACTTTCAGTGATTGGGCGATGGGGGAAGAGAAATCTCTTCGGGGAAATGATACAGATGTAGGAGTAGGCTATTAATGGAGCGACAAATGCATAAGGTGACTCAGTTGTCTACCTCTAGCTTATCTGTGTTGGGAATTTATTAAatgggtgagagttttcataatacAGTACTTGTTTGCCAGCTGCTTCGCAGTATATGTATACACAAAGTCTCTAAAACAGTACTGGATTTCATTTAGGTAACTATAGAAGAAGGATGGGATTGGCGGGGCGGTGGAGGAGAAGGGTCTTTGTGGAAGATTGCATTTCTGAAGCCCAGTTCAGTCTATCAGTGACACatattgagaactcactgtgtgcagagcactgcattaagaggttgggagagcacaatacaaaagaataggtatggaagatccctgccctctgggaactCACAgattagacggggagacagacaattaaaatcaattacaggtggagtggtacataagttctttggggctTGAGGAAGGCTAAATATCAAAGGGCTTTAGGGGAATAgagtcaagtgcataggtgatgcagaagaaagaacTAAGACGGAAGggagggcttaaggaaggcctcttggagaaggtgtgatttttttttttagtaaggctttgaaaatgtggaGAGAAGTGGCGTATCAGAtacgaagggggaaggaattccaaacCAGAGGGAAGACACAGGcaaagggtcagcagcaagaaagatgtgagaaggttggtgttagaggagtgaattgtgtggcTTCAGTTGTAGGAGATTAGGGAGGTAAAataagaggggagaacaggttgaGTGCCTTGCCATTggcaaggagttcctgtttgatgcaggggtggatggtcagccgtttgaggtttttgaggggagaggagatgtggactgagtgtttttttgttttgttttgtttttagaaaaatgatctagccagcagagtggagtatagactggagtagggacagacaggaggcagggagatcaatgaggaggctgatgcagtagtcgagagtgataagtgcttggatgagcacggtagcagtttgggtggagaggattctagagatgtcgagaaggtagaaccaatgggatttagtgactgaatgaatatgtgagttgTATGTGAGAAATGAGTCAAGAATGATGTCGACGGAGAATGGTAGTGTTGCCCGTGctaatgggaaagtctgggggaggaccGGGTTTGTGTGGAAATATGAGTCTGGTTTTAGACATACTAAGTTTgtgatgtcagtgggacatctaagtagagctgtcctgaaggcaagaggaaatgagagactgtagaggagagtggtcagggtcggagaggaagatttggggatTGTCCGCATGGCAAtcgtagttgaagccttgggaatgGGTGAGTTTTCCAAGATAGTGGGTGTCGATCTCCCCCTTGGTAACTGGGAACCTTGGATATAAGCTGGGGGACCTCAGGTGGAGGGAATCTCAGGATTTCAGTTTGGGCAGCATGGAGAACCACTGTTGGCATCCATCATAAAGGATCCTGTCTCGTTGTGATTTTTCTGCCAGGTGAGCGTGGTCCAAGACTCGGTGAATATTTCCGGACAGTCCAACACAAACACACTGAAGGTGCCTGAGTGTCGTCTAGCGGAGGACTTAGGGGCTCTCTGGGAAACCACCAGATTTACTGATTGCAGTTTTTTTGTCCGAGGACGAGAATTCAAAGCCCATAAATCTGTCCTTGCAGGTACTTTACACCTCTGCGTCGCGACTTTTTCATGTCTTGGCCCTGGGTGCGAATGTTAACTGATGGTGCTTGCTTTTCTGGTTGCAGCTCGCTCCCCGGTTTTTAATGCAATGTTTGAACAAGAGATGGAAGAGAGCAAGAAGGTAAACACAGTCAGACCCCAGTCAGGTTACTCTGATATCTGCATGCGTGTGTGCAGCTTTGCAGAGCTGGTAAATAGGTTTTAAAATTCCCAGGTGAAAGGAGGTCCAaggaccctcccccccacccccccaccatttcccttctctgccttctgCCTCCACCACAGCCCTCTTCCCCTCAGCAGCACCCCTGATCCCACAGGGTCTTAGAATGTAAGATCTATTATAAGTTCCTTGAAGTTAGGGATAGTGATAGTGCCTACTTGctctactgtgttctcccaattgACCAAGaagcacccagtaagtaccaGTGACTGACTGGCAGTTGCCAAGGAAGCTTAGGGGAAGAACTGAATGCAGCTGGGTTGGGACCGAGGGTTGGAAATGAAGTATGGCATCCAACTTTTGACAGTTGCGATTAGttcctgttctttctccactGTGCCTGTTGAACAACAGAATCAAATGGAAATAAATGATGTGGACCCTGAGGTGTTTAAAGAGATGATGAGTTTTATTTATGCTGGCAAAGCACCCAACCTGGAGAAAATGGCCGGTGACCTGCTGGCAGCTGCAGACAAGGTACGTCACCGGCACGTGGGACTAAGACAGGTTCTGAGATGGCAGAACCTCGGGGCCTGCCCGGACCCAGAGCTGGCATGGGTAGATGTGTCCACTCCGGGGTTGTGGGGAAGGGTGAGTGTCGCATGCCCGGCCTTCTTCCCTGGCCCCCGAGGGTGGGTCTGTTCCGCCAGCTTCAACCTGTTGGACTACGTAGAGGATCGCTTGCTGTTGTGGGCGCCCTGCTGACTTTCTCCTGTCTTTCACAACAGGGGTCCGTGGGGTCTTCCTTGTAGGAGGGAGAGTGGCTGAGGGACGGGTGGCAGGGCCAAcaccagtacagggctctgcccactgttTGTCCTCTGTGAAGACTGCCACCTCCCATGTATAAGGTGGTACACAGCAGGGGGTCATTGGAAAGGGGTTTTGAAATCCCAAACTGCGAAGCCCTCCAGCAGAAAGCAGCTCTTGGCATGGATCAGGTGTGCCTAGGAAGGCAAAATTTGATCTCAGCATCACACCCTGCAAGGACCTGCTTTGAAGGGCAACATATTGGCTAGCAACAGAATGGAGCCTGGAAAAGTGTCTCCAGTCTTATGATGGGAATCTCCACAGCTCAACCTCCAGGATCCCAGTACCCCAAattcctctccttttttttttttaatggtatttgttaagcgcttactatgtgcaaagcactgttctaagcgctggggggttacaaggtgatcaggttgtcccacggcggggctcacagtcttaatccccattttacagatgaggtaactgaggctcagagaagttaagtgacttgcccaaggtcacacagcagacatgtggcagagccaggattcgaacccatgacctctgactccaaagcccaggctctttccactgagccacgctgcttctccttaccccCTGGCATCCATTTCCTCATGGGGCAGGACTTCCCTGGCCACCCTGTTGTGCCTGGGCCCCCCAACTTGCTCTGCTAGAGGGAAAATTGCTCTTTTTTTTCCTATCCACCAACCCCCTTCTCACCACACTTCATGGATCGAGTAAAACCCCCAGAGTGAAGCAGCCCTAGGCTGAGAGGAGCAGCACCTCTTGCAGGCCAATCAGGGGTTATTCAATGTTGTCTGCATTGTGCACACTCcaaatagcaatagtagtagaagtGGCGGGGAGAGTATTGATTTACTGCTACTCACAAAGTGCCTCCTTAGTGGTCAGAGTGTCTCACTGCTCCTTCTGAGGCATCTACATTTCTCCTGGGCCAGAGCTCTGGGCCTGTAGAGAACTGGACTGCAGTGGTTTTCATTTCTgtccagaatcattcattcattcattcatttgtattttttgagcgcttactgtatgcagagcactgtactaagctcttgggaagtgcaagtcggcaacatatggagacggtccctacccaacaacaggctcacagtctagaagagggggacagagacaacaaaacatgtagacaggtatcaaaaccatcagaataaatagaattacaactatatgcacatcatttcattcagttgtattttttgagcgcttactgtgtgcagagcactgtactaagctcttgggaggtacaagttggcaacctacagagatggtccctacccagcaacaggctcagtctagaagggggggacagagacaacaaaacatgtagacaggtgtcaaaaccgtcagaataaatagaattacagctatatgcacatcattaacaaaatagagtagtaaatatgtacaagtaaaatagagtaataaatctgtacaaatatatacaagtgctgtggggaggggaaggaggtagggcggcgggggaggatgggtaggaggagagtaaaaagggggctcagtctgggaaggcctcctcatgTGACGTTGGCCAGCGTTTGAGCTCACGGAAACCGTAGACCTTATAGTTTCTCTACGGTCATtgctcctcagtttctccatGGGTGTGTGCAGCTTCCACAGTTGACCGTGCCCGAAACCTCCACAGACTGGCTCCAGAATTCCCCCAGATAGAATTATTTCAGGCCCCAGGGGCAGCTGCTGCCCCCGTTCACATGCCTTCCGCCGCCCCCTCGGCTGAGTCTTTCTGCCATACTCTGGAATTAAATTGTAGTGGAGAGCTTTGGAGCTGAGTTCTGTGAACTTCCCCTCAGGCCAGACACCTACCTCAGGCcttggcagagttggcattttTAAGAGGACAttctgggttggaggaggagtgaCCCCAACTTGTTGCCTTCTCCCGAAAGGCCCTTTGCTCCCGGCCAGCTTTTCACGCCTCCGTATCGTGGGACTGGTCCTATTGGCCTTCCTCTGCCCACCTTTGTGGGAGGTGGTGCTTGGCCCTGGGGTGGGCAAAAGCAGGCAACCCTAGGTAGAAAACACAAGGGGCGACTGGAGCAGTCCAGCAGCCGGAGAACTGGGCACTGCCCATGGGACTTTGCCTGGATTGGAGCGGATCACGGCTTTGGGTTCTGCAAGAAAGACACTTGTGAAAtgaacctccctccctgcctctgctgATGGTTCCACAATAGCACTGAATCCCTTCTCCCTTAATGTCTCCTCCCATCCCATGTGTTGTCAGAAGTCCTTGTCAGCCCTGGCTTTTCTTTGTCAGCCATTTTTGAGACCTTCTTTGCTCAGTAATAGTGTGTTTTCAAGTGGGTGTGGTAAGTGGTCAGAAAGAAGCAGGAAGTGAGAAGTGTGTCACCTGACTTTCTGCTGCAAGTGAGGTTTGGATCCTTCCACGTGGTCGTGCCTTCCCCTCTGAGAGTGTGGGTTGGaagacacccttccccctcccgttGTGTCTCCCCTCTGACCAGTACGCCCTGGGACGGCTGAAGGTCATGTGTGAAGAAGCTCTGTGTTGTAACCTCTCGGTGGAAAACGTCGCCGACATCCTCATCCTCGCTGATTTGCACAGTGCGGAGCAGTTGAAAGCACAAGCAATAGATTTCATTAACAGGTAAGGGGCACTGGGCAGGGAAGGCACCCGCATCCACAGGTGGCTCTCTCTAAAGGTGGCTATTTGTTCCTGGCAGGTGCAGCGTCCTGCGGCAGCTGGGCTGTAAAGATGGGAAAGGCTGGAGCAGCAGGTGAGGGGCCACCACCCTGGCGGGCCGTGGCCGTGCCACATTGAAAGCAGCGGCCTCATTGCCCTGCCAGTCAGGGCTGGGGAGCTCAGGTCCTTGGGAGATCTTTGGATCCAGAGACTGCCAGGCTGCCAATCCCACTATTTTGCCCTGGGTAAGGTCAGGCCTCTGTGGCCCCATGGCCCCTAGCTCAGGGTGACCATGAGGTCTGCTTCCCAGGAAGCTGCAGGAGGGCAGAGTGATCTCTGGATGTCACTCGTAGACACAGGGGTCCATTCCCTAccccatcagaagcagcgtggcagcctAGGAGAAGGAGAACCAGCCGCTTCTCCTTGAAGTCCTGTGGGACTGGTCCAAAAACATTCTGAATAGCATGATGGTACCTGGGCAAAGCCATGTCGTAGTGGTACAGAAAGGCCCAGAGCGGTGCCCACCTTGGGACCCCAAGCCCCAAGAAGGGGAAAAAGCGGTGCTTTCCTAACACTATGACACTCATGGGATGTGAGCCTGTGTTggcacatgttccctgtccagctctgccccttttcagGGAGTTGGGTTGAGGTGGAGCTTTCCCCTGAGCGGGCATTTTCAGAACTCTTTGGCTGGAGTCAACAGTCTATGTTGTAGATATGGAAGCCAGTGAATTCCACCTGTCCAATGGTTGGCTTCTTCCATTGGTGATCTGGAATTTGGCCCATTTCCTGGATAGCTACGGTGAGGCAGGTAGCACCCCCTTTTATAGGGAGATGGGAGCAGAATAGGGGCAGCCACTGGGAATGGCTTGTCCCCCAACATTCCCCCCAACCAGTGGTGTCTGCCTCAATATGGGAAGGGCTGCCCAGGGGTCTCGCTTTCAGACTGCGATCAACCCGGTCTATGACTGTTTCTGtttcctgctcccttctcccaAGCAAACAGAGACATCCCTCTCGCTAACCTTTCCTGCCCTGAGCCTATCACatgttttcttccttctctcctacttTCCCTTTTGGAACCTTTCTCCTCCCCGCATCAGCTTCTCATCCATCCAGAAACCCCCTAAATGTCACTTCCTTCAGAAGACCAGCCCTGTTTAACTGCCCCCTTGATCTATCCAGTAGCTACTTCACATGCTTCTCTTCCTATTGTTTTACTTACTCACTTGTGCCTGCATTCAGTCTTCCATAAGCTATATTAAAACCCAGAGAACGTGGCCCCGGTCTCCTCGATCGATCTTACATCCCTCGAGGACTGAGATTGGGTCTATTCCTCCCTGTGTTTGGTTTCCAGGGAGCCTAGGGCAGTGCTGTAAACCTAGTGGAGGTTCAGTTGATCCTGGTTCATCTCCCTTGAACTTGTCTCTAAAACCGAGAGAAGACCTCCTTGTTAGCAGCTGTCTAAGCTTTGGTGACCCAGTTTCTGGTCCCATCGAGGTTTGGGTCATTCCCAGAAAGAGTTTGGTTTTGGAGTTTTTTGTAAACCTCCCCTGTGGCAACCCCTCGAGGGCGCGTACTAGATCTGCTGTTTCTGCTGGGTTGTTCCGAACGCTCAGTGTGGTGCTGTgcgcacggtaggcgctcagCGTGAGTGCCATTGATAAATTGGCTGTTAGAAAGCCGGCCCTGTGGATTCCTTTGTTTTTGC
Encoded here:
- the SPOPL gene encoding speckle-type POZ protein-like, with the translated sequence MSRVPTPAPPGEMSSGPVAESWCYTQVKVVKFSYMWTINNFSFCREEMGEVLKSSTFSSGPSDKMKWCLRVNPKGLDDESKDYLSLYLLLVSCPKSEVRAKFKFSLLNAKREETKAMESQRAYRFVQGKDWGFKKFIRRDFLLDEANGLLPDDKLTLFCEVSVVQDSVNISGQSNTNTLKVPECRLAEDLGALWETTRFTDCSFFVRGREFKAHKSVLAARSPVFNAMFEQEMEESKKNQMEINDVDPEVFKEMMSFIYAGKAPNLEKMAGDLLAAADKYALGRLKVMCEEALCCNLSVENVADILILADLHSAEQLKAQAIDFINRCSVLRQLGCKDGKGWSSSQATDIMETAGWKSMIQSHPHLVAEAFRALASAQCPQFGLPRKRLKQS